From the Maioricimonas rarisocia genome, one window contains:
- a CDS encoding efflux RND transporter periplasmic adaptor subunit: MRDAEISSWRQWVTGLMVAGLVIGTAGGPLVGQETDDAEEGPQQVIIERTPVQLRDPKTYSVSLSLEPIREIDLVAVADGVTGAVQVQLGGAASRQAEAVRLDSAERQLELERAKALFRVAQAEQRATSGGDANAVEAAEGRLEAARAELRLAEHRLDATVVRFPFDGKVMGVHVVPGQFVRAGQPLVTLADTSKMRVAIPVDRTAVNEGDTVDIKIETDTVQAKVETIVPLKAEFEPLRELFVSVATAVLVLENGDGKLKAGQTVFADMIPRQPVMEVPTSTLANMEEGGRKVQVIRDGFVRDIPVKLLGQVGEEHVFVSGRFSAADELVLSSSEVLLDGARAVPAGAEIPTEEDEGAGPAGRRRGSRF, translated from the coding sequence ATGCGAGACGCAGAGATCAGCTCGTGGCGGCAGTGGGTGACAGGCCTGATGGTGGCCGGTCTGGTGATCGGGACCGCTGGCGGTCCGCTGGTCGGCCAGGAAACGGACGACGCGGAGGAAGGTCCTCAGCAGGTCATCATCGAGCGGACGCCGGTGCAGCTGCGAGATCCGAAGACGTATTCCGTTTCGCTGTCTCTGGAGCCGATTCGCGAGATCGACCTGGTCGCTGTCGCCGATGGAGTGACCGGGGCCGTCCAGGTTCAGCTTGGAGGGGCGGCGTCCCGTCAGGCCGAGGCGGTGCGACTGGATTCTGCGGAGCGACAGCTTGAACTGGAGCGGGCCAAGGCGCTCTTCCGGGTGGCTCAGGCCGAGCAGCGGGCCACGTCCGGCGGCGACGCCAATGCCGTGGAAGCGGCCGAAGGACGTCTGGAAGCGGCCCGGGCGGAGCTGCGGCTGGCGGAGCACCGGCTGGATGCGACGGTCGTTCGATTCCCCTTCGACGGCAAGGTCATGGGCGTGCACGTCGTCCCCGGGCAGTTCGTGCGGGCCGGTCAGCCGCTCGTGACGCTGGCCGATACGTCGAAGATGCGGGTCGCGATCCCTGTGGACCGGACCGCGGTCAACGAGGGGGATACGGTCGACATCAAGATCGAGACCGACACGGTTCAGGCGAAAGTCGAGACCATCGTGCCGCTGAAGGCCGAGTTCGAGCCGCTGCGGGAACTGTTCGTCTCGGTGGCGACAGCCGTGCTGGTGCTGGAGAATGGGGATGGCAAGCTGAAGGCCGGCCAGACGGTGTTTGCCGACATGATTCCGCGGCAGCCGGTGATGGAAGTCCCCACGTCGACACTGGCGAACATGGAAGAAGGGGGCCGGAAAGTCCAGGTGATCCGTGACGGTTTCGTACGGGATATCCCGGTGAAGCTGCTGGGCCAGGTGGGCGAGGAGCACGTGTTCGTGAGTGGTCGATTCAGTGCTGCCGACGAACTGGTTCTAAGCAGTTCCGAAGTGCTGCTGGATGGTGCCCGGGCGGTTCCGGCCGGAGCCGAGATTCCCACTGAAGAGGACGAGGGGGCCGGTCCGGCGGGGCGGCGTCGCGGTTCGCGGTTCTGA
- a CDS encoding serine/threonine protein kinase, translating into MADNESIIDDYELVNCISTGNLSQIWEVKQVSSGQQLAMKLLLPEAFAEAEYKRALKQEAAIAKNLEHPNIIRVFDVVVNRKHAYFIMEYFRAANLKNMIRNDLTGTRVRARRMMECVSQALAAMQEQGLVHRDIKPDNILINKGSEVRLIDFSLTTKSAGALAKVLSSKRRTSIQGTRTYLAPEVIKREPTTFAADMYSLGITFYEVLTGRPPFISGNPNELLMMHIRETPEKPSGFHDNVTPEADNLVMRMLAKKPKDRPANMQELFAEVRSLKIFKSDPEEYARAKAEAAEATYKDSMAHRLDSRSDADRTPEEKEAAAGVAREKAKRKAEILAKSKKSAADSLKKPGDSKAPQQPAAAQPQQPPQQPMPPGYGMPGYPMPPMPGYPQMPPQMYPQQPYGMPPGYPPGQGGAPYPMPPGGMPPQQPGAPQQAPPQQPAPPAGGQQQPQQPPPQTPAQQPPQQPPQQQEVQKTPPKPAREEPQKKKPAKPKADPDEIPLMDELPDVF; encoded by the coding sequence GTGGCTGACAACGAATCGATCATTGACGATTACGAGCTGGTCAACTGTATTTCGACCGGCAATCTGTCTCAGATCTGGGAAGTGAAACAGGTCTCGTCCGGGCAGCAGCTGGCGATGAAACTGCTGCTCCCGGAAGCATTTGCGGAAGCCGAGTACAAGCGGGCGCTGAAGCAGGAAGCCGCGATCGCGAAGAACCTTGAACATCCGAACATCATCCGGGTGTTCGACGTGGTGGTGAACCGCAAGCACGCGTACTTCATCATGGAGTACTTTCGGGCGGCGAACCTCAAGAACATGATCCGCAACGATCTGACGGGGACCCGGGTACGGGCCCGGCGGATGATGGAGTGCGTCTCCCAGGCACTGGCTGCCATGCAGGAGCAGGGGCTCGTGCACCGCGACATCAAGCCGGACAACATTCTGATCAACAAGGGATCGGAAGTCCGGCTGATCGACTTCTCGCTGACGACGAAGTCGGCCGGAGCGCTGGCCAAGGTGCTTTCGAGCAAGAGGCGGACGTCCATTCAGGGGACGCGGACCTATCTGGCTCCCGAGGTGATCAAACGCGAACCGACCACGTTTGCGGCCGACATGTACAGCCTGGGGATCACCTTCTACGAAGTGTTGACCGGGCGACCGCCGTTCATCAGCGGCAACCCCAACGAACTGCTGATGATGCACATTCGCGAGACTCCCGAGAAGCCGTCGGGATTTCACGACAACGTGACGCCCGAGGCGGACAACCTGGTCATGCGGATGCTGGCCAAGAAGCCGAAGGACCGTCCGGCGAACATGCAGGAGCTGTTTGCGGAGGTCCGCTCGCTGAAGATCTTCAAGTCCGATCCGGAAGAGTATGCCCGGGCGAAGGCCGAGGCGGCGGAGGCGACCTACAAGGATTCGATGGCTCACCGGCTCGACAGCCGCTCGGACGCCGATCGCACCCCGGAAGAGAAGGAGGCGGCCGCCGGGGTCGCCCGCGAAAAGGCGAAGCGGAAGGCGGAGATTCTGGCGAAGTCGAAGAAGTCGGCAGCCGATTCGTTGAAGAAGCCGGGCGATTCGAAGGCACCTCAGCAGCCAGCCGCGGCGCAGCCTCAGCAGCCCCCGCAGCAGCCGATGCCACCCGGCTACGGCATGCCGGGCTATCCGATGCCACCGATGCCCGGGTATCCTCAGATGCCGCCGCAGATGTATCCGCAGCAGCCTTACGGAATGCCTCCCGGGTATCCGCCAGGGCAGGGGGGAGCCCCCTACCCCATGCCGCCCGGAGGGATGCCACCGCAGCAGCCTGGTGCACCGCAGCAGGCTCCCCCGCAGCAGCCGGCTCCACCGGCCGGAGGCCAGCAGCAGCCGCAACAGCCCCCGCCTCAAACGCCCGCTCAGCAGCCGCCACAGCAGCCGCCACAGCAGCAGGAGGTGCAGAAGACGCCTCCGAAGCCGGCTCGCGAGGAGCCTCAGAAGAAGAAGCCGGCCAAGCCGAAGGCCGATCCGGACGAGATCCCGCTGATGGACGAGCTGCCGGACGTCTTTTAA
- a CDS encoding acetyl-CoA carboxylase carboxyltransferase subunit alpha has translation MSSLRPLPFERKIYELETRLEQLEAEQNPTPATKDAIRKMRVEVTRMKREIFENLSAWDIVQVARHESRPQTLDYIELLFDEFVELHGDKAIGDDRAILTGFAKLDDCKLMFIGQQKGRNLQERLEHNYGMAHPEGYRKALSKMQLAAKFNLPIVCFIDTAGAYPGLAAEERGQAYQIAYNLREMSRVPTPIVCVVIGEGGSGGAIGIGVGDHVAILEFAYYSVISPEGCAGILWKHEKFADQAAAALRFTSRDLHEFGIVDEVIPEPLGGAHRDHRKMATALKGSLAQALRSLSGMSREQLLDHRYQKFRKIGQFEEQVSADVAEVETTESA, from the coding sequence ATGTCCTCACTCAGACCACTTCCGTTCGAGCGCAAGATTTATGAGCTGGAGACCCGGCTCGAGCAGCTCGAGGCCGAACAGAATCCCACGCCTGCGACCAAAGACGCGATCCGCAAGATGCGCGTCGAGGTGACCCGCATGAAACGCGAGATCTTCGAGAATCTCTCGGCCTGGGACATCGTTCAGGTGGCCCGCCACGAGAGCCGGCCACAGACGCTCGACTACATCGAGCTGCTGTTCGACGAGTTCGTCGAGCTGCATGGCGACAAGGCGATTGGCGACGACCGGGCGATCCTGACCGGCTTCGCCAAGCTCGATGACTGCAAGCTCATGTTCATCGGGCAGCAGAAGGGACGGAACCTCCAGGAGCGTCTGGAGCACAACTACGGCATGGCGCACCCGGAGGGGTACCGCAAGGCGCTCTCGAAGATGCAGCTCGCGGCCAAGTTCAACCTGCCGATCGTCTGCTTCATCGACACGGCAGGAGCCTATCCGGGGCTCGCCGCGGAAGAGCGCGGGCAGGCGTACCAGATCGCCTACAACCTGCGCGAGATGTCACGCGTCCCGACGCCGATCGTCTGCGTCGTCATCGGCGAAGGCGGGTCGGGGGGAGCGATCGGAATTGGCGTCGGCGATCATGTCGCGATCCTCGAGTTCGCGTACTACTCGGTGATCAGTCCGGAAGGGTGTGCCGGCATCCTGTGGAAGCACGAGAAGTTCGCCGACCAGGCGGCCGCCGCACTGCGGTTCACGAGTCGCGATCTGCACGAGTTCGGCATCGTCGACGAAGTGATCCCCGAGCCGCTCGGAGGGGCGCACCGGGACCATCGCAAGATGGCGACGGCGCTCAAGGGATCGCTCGCTCAGGCACTGCGATCGCTGAGCGGCATGTCGCGGGAGCAACTGCTCGATCACCGCTACCAGAAGTTCCGCAAGATCGGTCAGTTCGAAGAGCAGGTGTCTGCCGACGTGGCTGAGGTCGAGACGACCGAGTCGGCATGA
- a CDS encoding CvpA family protein produces the protein MWYDLVVIAIIGFTTVRGAARGVIWQLAGITGLVLSLAFAESISAAFGPSINLQPPLNNWVVMFGAYLFFSFVAFGTARLMNDWIEKANLKEYNQHLGAVLGAVKGVAICLVLTFFVVTLSEDAREALRHSRSGRAAAIIMDRLHPVMPEKLHDALAKYIHQLDSPDLDLHHNDHDHGSHDGHDHGHDDDGIRLLDTLTGNSGSGASGDYDPFLGSPEPMNPDSGGIPTPVDPGQQNGSTFDAWLGQIDDLLGDDLSGVVSQTLRSIEPGQQRQLRDRMIQVLQNTHSRDMTQLRQELLQAGSDELIQTLDRWSQGKPKTESPATSVPGATAQRREELLFDIAGQYTSNSRARNEIARQLDQEFVGLPDQVAVAVLEDLRADLWAAQPDPDPGTSITSSLELRMVRQLEAAGIPVSRLTPALQSRLRSETPR, from the coding sequence ATGTGGTACGATCTCGTCGTGATCGCGATCATCGGCTTCACGACCGTCCGTGGAGCCGCACGCGGCGTCATCTGGCAGCTCGCCGGAATCACCGGCCTCGTTCTCAGCCTCGCCTTCGCGGAATCGATCTCCGCCGCGTTCGGCCCCTCCATCAATCTCCAGCCACCGCTCAACAACTGGGTGGTGATGTTCGGGGCGTACCTGTTCTTTTCGTTCGTCGCCTTCGGCACGGCCCGGCTGATGAACGACTGGATCGAGAAGGCCAATCTCAAAGAATACAACCAGCACCTCGGGGCCGTGCTCGGCGCGGTCAAGGGAGTCGCAATCTGCCTGGTGCTCACGTTCTTTGTCGTGACGCTCTCTGAAGACGCCCGCGAAGCGCTTCGCCACTCGCGCAGTGGTCGTGCCGCGGCGATCATCATGGATCGCCTGCATCCGGTCATGCCCGAAAAACTCCACGACGCGCTGGCCAAGTACATCCACCAGCTCGACAGCCCCGACCTCGACCTTCACCACAACGATCACGATCACGGTTCGCACGACGGCCACGATCATGGTCACGACGATGACGGCATCCGTCTGCTCGATACGCTGACCGGGAATTCGGGAAGCGGCGCGTCCGGCGACTACGATCCGTTTCTGGGATCGCCCGAACCGATGAATCCGGACAGCGGCGGCATTCCCACTCCCGTCGATCCGGGACAGCAGAACGGATCGACGTTCGATGCGTGGCTGGGCCAGATCGACGATCTGCTTGGCGACGATCTGAGTGGAGTCGTCTCACAGACGCTCAGGTCGATCGAGCCAGGACAGCAGCGACAGCTTCGCGATCGCATGATCCAGGTTCTGCAGAACACTCACAGCCGCGACATGACTCAGCTTCGCCAGGAGCTGCTGCAGGCCGGCTCCGACGAACTGATCCAGACGCTCGATCGCTGGAGCCAGGGCAAGCCGAAAACGGAATCGCCGGCCACGTCCGTTCCTGGTGCCACGGCACAACGTCGCGAGGAGCTGCTGTTCGATATCGCCGGCCAGTACACATCAAACAGCCGCGCTCGAAACGAGATCGCCAGGCAGCTCGATCAGGAGTTCGTGGGCCTGCCGGATCAGGTCGCCGTGGCGGTGCTCGAAGACCTGCGGGCCGACCTCTGGGCCGCGCAGCCGGACCCCGATCCAGGCACGTCGATCACCAGCTCACTTGAACTGCGGATGGTCCGCCAGCTCGAGGCAGCAGGGATTCCCGTCAGCCGACTGACGCCCGCATTGCAGTCGCGACTGCGAAGCGAGACGCCCCGTTGA
- a CDS encoding class I SAM-dependent methyltransferase — protein MPSERPVSDSRLAIDASDPAFDEAIWQPQYPSRFFEVLRTFGVGVRHQRIVDLGTGIGRLAIQFSRQGSHVIGVDRSANLIRKARQQSVACELDAAFHIASPHETGLPARRFDAAICGERAGDLDGHRLRREIDRLLKPGGLIVDHGLRWLPQQDPVAAAVEDLLLRFHCDWARAGWDGHTPLLPEADQDDFALVATVVFDEPIPFTRESWRGHVRTREGIRDQLTDEQLRLLDAEHETVLQSLTGETFTVLHRVFARLLRPLDVE, from the coding sequence TTGCCCAGCGAGCGACCAGTATCCGACAGCCGCCTCGCCATCGACGCCTCGGATCCGGCATTCGACGAAGCCATCTGGCAGCCCCAGTATCCCTCCCGGTTCTTTGAAGTCCTGCGGACCTTCGGCGTCGGCGTCCGACACCAGCGAATCGTCGATCTCGGGACCGGCATCGGCCGGCTCGCCATTCAGTTCAGCCGGCAGGGTTCACATGTCATCGGCGTCGACCGTTCGGCGAACCTGATCCGCAAGGCCCGCCAGCAGTCCGTCGCCTGCGAACTGGACGCGGCATTTCACATCGCGTCGCCGCACGAAACCGGCTTGCCCGCCAGACGCTTCGACGCGGCCATCTGCGGCGAGCGGGCCGGCGACCTCGATGGCCACAGACTGCGACGCGAAATCGACCGGCTGCTCAAGCCAGGGGGCCTGATCGTTGATCACGGTCTGCGATGGCTGCCGCAGCAGGATCCCGTCGCCGCCGCGGTGGAAGACCTTCTGCTCCGGTTTCACTGCGACTGGGCCCGGGCAGGATGGGACGGCCACACCCCGCTGCTGCCCGAAGCGGACCAGGACGACTTCGCACTGGTCGCGACGGTCGTATTCGACGAGCCGATCCCGTTCACGCGCGAGTCCTGGCGGGGCCACGTCCGCACACGCGAAGGAATCCGCGACCAGCTGACAGACGAGCAGCTTCGCCTGCTCGATGCCGAACACGAAACAGTGCTGCAATCCCTGACCGGCGAAACGTTTACGGTACTGCACCGCGTGTTCGCCCGGCTGCTTCGACCCCTTGATGTTGAATAG
- the dtd gene encoding D-aminoacyl-tRNA deacylase — translation MRAVVQRVSSASVTVDDEVVGQIGHGFLVLLGVAEDDTQDDVVYLAQKIVGLRVFEDDEGKMNRSLTDVNGAMLVVSQFTLLGDCRKGRRPSFVAAARPEQADALYRSFCAEVEGQGIPVQTGRFQAHMDVALVNDGPVTLLLESRKAF, via the coding sequence ATGCGTGCCGTCGTTCAACGTGTTTCTTCCGCCAGCGTCACGGTCGACGACGAGGTCGTCGGCCAGATTGGACACGGGTTCCTCGTCCTGCTGGGCGTCGCTGAAGACGACACGCAGGATGATGTCGTCTACCTGGCACAGAAGATCGTGGGACTGCGCGTCTTCGAAGACGACGAGGGCAAAATGAATCGGTCCCTGACCGACGTGAACGGCGCGATGCTGGTCGTCAGCCAGTTCACGCTGCTGGGAGATTGCCGCAAGGGCCGACGCCCCAGCTTCGTCGCGGCCGCCCGGCCCGAACAGGCCGACGCTCTGTATCGCAGTTTTTGCGCCGAAGTCGAGGGGCAGGGGATTCCCGTCCAGACGGGCCGCTTCCAGGCACACATGGATGTCGCCCTTGTGAATGACGGTCCGGTCACTTTACTCCTCGAGAGCCGGAAGGCCTTCTGA